One Xiphophorus hellerii strain 12219 chromosome 1, Xiphophorus_hellerii-4.1, whole genome shotgun sequence DNA segment encodes these proteins:
- the emilin3b gene encoding EMILIN-3 — translation MWSKLCQLSAQIFLLGVMLSVVNSKGTLYGGHINPFYGSRYNLYKAGLNPQYSPNKPMTRHKNHCAYMVQKNITCILQDGVETYVKAEYTTKCIWGQKCPVIMYRTFHRPTYKVGYKTVTELEWKCCPGYSGEACHGGPTSLPDIIGPHRPGIKGFPHGPRPPVDQKPGGAPLDPGKLFPGGKPNYGVTGERLDRMELDLRRLTQGLETLNGVVTGLEERLRTSLREETNKLLVSLLTNPPRTPDSTVGFGVIPDGLEGGGTITGFGDLAGRVTEVRDELRAKSHILEEIQGMVIGHDGQLKKLLDGATGKPIPGPGSTSYLDEILDIKLAGVRAEILDGFERRLTGMENHCEEKIGEMQRQCQKEHLDGQEQMQQSLDGRETGLREELGTLQAQIQGLTLTESCCGQVNSLSERMLRLEESVKDITESQRQLQTVLSDQTLHIETLVETRLVDMEGRLNATNGEPGGVEGFHSGLDGFKTLLEDKLKTLEERVFVAVEELSNATTPALLEGQVVPALETEIDSVRRRVEGDLSGIQKQLLDLELLCTSNCAQSTPQEEVITDTLTGEECKGMDKKMINRLDSHSTQLDHLNNTLNNLLLRIAQEESEGSVQGEITLLKVNINSVNRTLKGLKDSISFIATEVGHANSSWEQKEHQIVNQVQGITKLMGHQASLLGASERRLAELRGELAALKRQLSGGLQGCRSTAMEVQKEVKVVDSRVSQVESQCSSLGELAENLERIRAELEKHSVAILRQVNGTMTSHSEQLDDLKGDFASKDATKQNNDQ, via the exons AAACCACTGTGCTTACATGGTTCAGAAGAACATCACCTGCATCCTCCAGGATGGAGTGGAAACCTATGTGAAGGCCGAATACACCACCAAGTGCATCTGGGGTCAGAAATGCCCTGTAATCAT GTACAGAACATTTCACAGGCCAACATATAAAGTGGGGTATAAGACTGTGACAGAACTCGAATGGAAATGCTGCCCTGGTTACTCTGGTGAAGCTTGCCATGGTGGGCCCACATCACTACCTGACATCATAGGTCCCCATCGCCCCGGTATTAAGGGATTTCCTCATGGACCAAGACCTCCAGTGGACCAGAAGCCTGGAGGAGCTCCATTGGATCCAGGCAAACTCTTCCCTGGAGGAAAACCTAACTATG GAGTGACAGGTGAACGTTTGGACCGCATGGAGCTGGACCTACGTCGCCTCACCCAGGGTCTAGAAACCCTCAATGGTGTGGTGACTGGCCTCGAGGAGCGACTTCGAACATCCCTCCGTGAAGAAACCAACAAATTACTGGTGTCCCTGCTGACCAACCCTCCAAGAACACCGGACTCAACGGTGGGATTCGGGGTGATCCCAGATGGATTGGAAGGAGGAGGAACCATAACTGGATTTGGAGACTTAGCAGGCAGAGTGACTGAAGTGAGGGATGAGCTGCGAGCCAAGTCTCACATTTTGGAAGAAATCCAG GGCATGGTCATAGGTCATGATGGCCAGCTGAAGAAACTGTTGGATGGAGCCACCGGCAAACCCATCCCTGGTCCAGGCTCAACCTCTTATCTGGACGAGATCTTGGATATTAAGTTAGCTGGTGTGAGAGCTGAGATCCTCGACGGCTTTGAACGCCGTCTTACTGGCATGGAGAACCACTGTGAGGAGAAGATTGGGGAGATGCAGCGGCAGTGCCAAAAGGAGCACTTGGATGGCCAGGAGCAAATGCAGCAATCTCTGGACGGCAGAGAAACTGGCCTAAGGGAGGAGTTGGGCACCTTGCAAGCTCAGATTCAGGGTCTAACTCTGACTGAGAGCTGTTGTGGACAG GTGAACAGCTTGTCTGAGCGCATGTTGCGGCTAGAAGAATCTGTAAAAGATATAACCGAATCCCAGAGGCAGCTGCAGACGGTCCTCTCTGACCAAACCCTTCACATAGAGACCCTAGTCGAGACACGTCTGGTGGACATGGAAGGTAGACTGAATGCCACCAATGGTGAACCTGGTGGGGTTGAAGGGTTTCATAGTGGTCTGGATGGCTTCAAAACCTTGCTTGAAGACAAGTTGAAGACTCTAGAGGAGAGGGTGTTTGTGGCAGTGGAAGAACTAAGCAATGCTACAACTCCTGCTCTACTGGAGGGTCAGGTGGTTCCTGCACTGGAGACAGAAATTGACTCAGTAAGGAGGAGAGTAGAAGGAGACTTGAGTGGAATTCAGAAACAGCTATTAGACCTGGAGCTCCTTTGCACTTCCAATTGTGCCCAGTCCACCCCACAAGAGGAAGTTATCACAGACACCTTAACAGGTGAGGAATGTAAAGGAATGGATAAGAAGATGATAAACCGTTTGGACTCCCATTCTACCCAGCTGGACCACCTAAACAACACCTTGAATAACCTGCTACTCCGCATTGCTCAGGAGGAATCAGAGGGCTCCGTTCAAGGAGAGATCACCCTGCTAAAGGTCAACATAAACTCTGTGAACCGCACTCTCAAGGGCCTGAAAGACTCTATTAGCTTCATTGCAACTGAAGTGGGCCATGCTAACTCCTCGTGGGAGCAGAAGGAACATCAAATTGTCAACCAAGTGCAAGGAATCACCAAACTCATGGGCCATCAGGCTTCCCTTCTTGGAGCAAGCGAGAGGCGATTGGCAGAGCTTCGGGGTGAGCTAGCAGCTCTGAAGAGACAGTTGTCAGGGGGGCTACAAGGCTGCCGCAGCACAGCAATGGAGGTGCAGAAAGAGGTAAAGGTCGTTGACAGCAGAGTAAGCCAGGTGGAGAGCCAGTGCAGCAGCCTTGGGGAACTTGCAGAGAACCTGGAAAGAATCAGGGCAGAGCTGGAGAAACACTCTGTTGCCATTCTGAGGCAGGTGAACGGTACAATGACCTCTCATTCAGAGCAGCTGGATGATCTGAAAGGTGACTTTGCATCCAAGGATGCcaccaaacaaaacaatgacCAGTAG